In Musa acuminata AAA Group cultivar baxijiao chromosome BXJ2-8, Cavendish_Baxijiao_AAA, whole genome shotgun sequence, one genomic interval encodes:
- the LOC135618675 gene encoding cytokinin riboside 5'-monophosphate phosphoribohydrolase LOG7-like isoform X2, protein MERRVAVEGEKGMECTMEAAAATGVEKASRFRRICVFCGSQCGKKPSYQEAAVELGKELVKNGIDLVYGGGSIGLMGLVSHAVHDGGRHVLGVIPKSLMPKELTGGTIGEVRAVSDMHERKAEMARQADAFIALPGGYGTLEELLEVITWAQLGIHKKPVGLLNVDGFYNSLLSFLDMAVDEGFISQAARHIIISAHSAKELMRKLESMNAHWCGMLRRSH, encoded by the exons ATGGAGAGGCGAGTGGCAGTGGAGGGAGAGAAAGGGATGGAGTGCAcgatggaggcggcggcggcgacgggggTGGAGAAGGCGTCCAGGTTCCGGAGGATATGCGTGTTCTGCGGGAGTCAGTGTGGAAAGAAGCCCAGCTATCAGGAGGCCGCCGTCGAGCTCGGCAAGGAATTG GTGAAGAATGGCATCGACTTGGTGTATGGAGGAGGAAGCATTGGATTGATGGGCCTGGTCTCTCATGCGGTTCATGATGGAGGGCGCCATGTCTtggg GGTTATTCCGAAGTCCTTGATGCCAAAGGAG TTAACTGGTGGAACAATTGGAGAGGTTAGAGCTGTATCAGACATGCATGAAAGGAAAGCGGAGATGGCTCGCCAAGCAGATGCCTTCATTGCTTTGCCTG GTGGATATGGCACACTTGAAGAACTACTTGAGGTCATTACATGGGCTCAGCTTGGAATCCACAAGAAACCG GTTGGACTACTTAATGTTGATGGCTTTTACAATTCATTGTTGTCTTTTCTCGATATGGCTGTTGATGAAGGGTTCATATCGCAAGCTGCACGTCACATCATTATATCGGCCCATTCAGCCAAGGAGCTAATGAGGAAACTTGAG AGTATGAATGCACATTGGTGTGGGATGCTGAGAAGAAGCCACTGA
- the LOC135618675 gene encoding cytokinin riboside 5'-monophosphate phosphoribohydrolase LOG7-like isoform X1 produces MERRVAVEGEKGMECTMEAAAATGVEKASRFRRICVFCGSQCGKKPSYQEAAVELGKELVKNGIDLVYGGGSIGLMGLVSHAVHDGGRHVLGVIPKSLMPKELTGGTIGEVRAVSDMHERKAEMARQADAFIALPGGYGTLEELLEVITWAQLGIHKKPVGLLNVDGFYNSLLSFLDMAVDEGFISQAARHIIISAHSAKELMRKLEEYVSEYECTLVWDAEKKPLNFAPEPESGVAS; encoded by the exons ATGGAGAGGCGAGTGGCAGTGGAGGGAGAGAAAGGGATGGAGTGCAcgatggaggcggcggcggcgacgggggTGGAGAAGGCGTCCAGGTTCCGGAGGATATGCGTGTTCTGCGGGAGTCAGTGTGGAAAGAAGCCCAGCTATCAGGAGGCCGCCGTCGAGCTCGGCAAGGAATTG GTGAAGAATGGCATCGACTTGGTGTATGGAGGAGGAAGCATTGGATTGATGGGCCTGGTCTCTCATGCGGTTCATGATGGAGGGCGCCATGTCTtggg GGTTATTCCGAAGTCCTTGATGCCAAAGGAG TTAACTGGTGGAACAATTGGAGAGGTTAGAGCTGTATCAGACATGCATGAAAGGAAAGCGGAGATGGCTCGCCAAGCAGATGCCTTCATTGCTTTGCCTG GTGGATATGGCACACTTGAAGAACTACTTGAGGTCATTACATGGGCTCAGCTTGGAATCCACAAGAAACCG GTTGGACTACTTAATGTTGATGGCTTTTACAATTCATTGTTGTCTTTTCTCGATATGGCTGTTGATGAAGGGTTCATATCGCAAGCTGCACGTCACATCATTATATCGGCCCATTCAGCCAAGGAGCTAATGAGGAAACTTGAG GAATATGTTTCAGAGTATGAATGCACATTGGTGTGGGATGCTGAGAAGAAGCCACTGAACTTTGCCCCCGAACCAGAGTCCGGTGTTGCTTCCTAA
- the LOC135618674 gene encoding 3-ketoacyl-CoA synthase 17-like, giving the protein MRSRSTPIQLLKLTVFVLLAITITLASLLPSKQRLLLFLSHHKLLLFSLLWCKLVALLAYARARPLPVYLLDFSCHKPGSESRGSYEICEYFGRRSCQHSAESEAFMRAIYRKSGLGDETYAPPFIFQTDYKAKFQYAILEAEDGMFSCVAHLLAKTDVDPSRITVLIAACSMFSPSPSFTSMLVQRFQLSPSVKTFNFSGMGCSAGTMSLDLAATILRRQVGYALIVVTESTSLNWYFGDNRHMLVTNCIFRAGTAAALVTSDPAQRERAKMEVMRTLRTHHGADDAAYNAAIQMEDEDGHVGVALTKDLVRVAGVGLRNHISRLAPRVLPVSELLRYVYNVARSFLAGDRKAVHVPDFTTAFEHMCIHAGGKAVIDAVGRLMKFEEEVVEPARMCLHRFGNTSSSLVFYELAYFEAKGRIKSGDRVWMLAFGTGFKACSVVWRALRDSRIDPDNPWKDCIHRYPVSI; this is encoded by the coding sequence ATGAGATCACGCAGCACTCCGATCCAACTCCTCAAGCTTACCGTCTTCGTCCTGTTGGCCATAACCATCACCCTCGCTTCCCTTCTCCCCTCCAAACAGAGATTGCTTCTCTTCCTTTCCCACCACAAGCTGCTCCTCTTCTCCCTCCTGTGGTGCAAGTTGGTagcgctccttgcctacgctcgtGCTCGCCCGCTCCCTGTCTACCTTCTGGACTTCAGCTGCCACAAGCCTGGGTCGGAGAGCCGTGGCAGCTATGAGATCTGCGAGTACTTCGGCCGCCGCAGCTGCCAACACTCCGCCGAGAGCGAGGCATTCATGCGTGCCATCTACCGCAAGTCCGGCCTAGGGGATGAGACCTACGCGCCGCCCTTCATCTTCCAGACCGACTACAAGGCTAAGTTCCAGTACGCCATCCTGGAAGCGGAGGACGGCATGTTCTCCTGCGTGGCGCATCTGCTGGCCAAGACCGACGTCGATCCCTCCCGTATCACCGTCCTCATCGCCGCATGCAGCATGTTCTCCCCCTCCCCTTCTTTCACATCCATGCTCGTCCAGCGCTTCCAGCTCTCGCCCTCCGTCAAAACCTTCAACTTCTCCGGCATGGGCTGCAGCGCCGGTACCATGTCCTTGGACCTCGCCGCTACAATACTTCGTCGACAAGTGGGCTACGCTCTCATCGTCGTCACCGAGAGCACCAGCCTCAACTGGTACTTCGGGGACAACCGCCACATGCTCGTCACCAACTGCATCTTCCGCGCGGGCACTGCGGCCGCATTGGTCACCAGCGACCCAGCGCAGCGGGAGAGAGCGAAGATGGAGGTAATGCGAACTCTCCGCACCCACCACGGAGCCGACGACGCAGCCTACAACGCGGCCATCCAGATGGAGGACGAGGACGGCCACGTCGGTGTCGCGCTCACCAAGGACCTAGTTCGGGTGGCCGGCGTCGGCCTGAGGAACCACATCTCGAGGCTGGCACCCAGAGTGCTTCCGGTCTCGGAGCTCCTCCGCTACGTCTACAACGTCGCGAGGTCGTTCCTGGCGGGCGACCGGAAGGCGGTGCACGTGCCGGACTTCACCACGGCGTTCGAGCACATGTGCATCCACGCCGGGGGGAAGGCGGTGATCGACGCGGTGGGGCGGTTAATGAAGtttgaggaggaggtggtggagccgGCGCGGATGTGCTTGCACCGGTTCGGGAACACCTCCAGCAGCTTGGTGTTCTACGAGCTGGCCTACTTCGAGGCCAAAGGGAGGATAAAGAGCGGCGACAGGGTGTGGATGCTGGCGTTCGGGACGGGGTTTAAGGCGTGCAGCGTGGTGTGGAGGGCGCTGCGGGATTCCAGAATCGACCCCGACAACCCATGGAAGGACTGCATCCACAGGTATCCTGTCTCCATCTGA
- the LOC135618673 gene encoding pentatricopeptide repeat-containing protein At1g08070, chloroplastic-like, producing MRERLISLLHRSPPLPPHHRHVAQIHALLLRSHPDLLPLFLDRLLLGLSPSAAAVRHARKLFDALPQPDSDLCSSVVSACSKLSLHREALAAFYSAHRKGSPILFLSIPPVLKSCAWLPAADQGKQVHCHVLLRGFGSNVFIQAALIDFYCKTGDLGSARRAFDEIAFKDPVIVNCLISGYSKAGDVVEARRLFDDMTKRTSASWNSMISCYAHSGNFAEALTLFERMLKEKARPNEITVVTLLSICAKLGDLKTGLKIKCLISDMGLTMDLIVRTAVLEMYVKCGAVDEARREFDEMVHRDVVAWSAMIAGYAQNGRPDEALELFERMKAENCKPNEVTLVSVLSASAQLGSVEFGQHIGSYIESQELASGVYVGSALVDMYSKCGNIGGARRVFSKMKQRDVITWNSMIAGLAFNGFAQEAFDLYHRMRDQHLKPTDVTFVGLLTACTHTGRVEQGLAFFRSMKPEHGIAPRVEHYACIVDLFCKSGRLEDAYKFICEMETEPNVVIWGTLLSACRIHPNVELAEVAVKKLVVLEPNNSSNYVLLSNIYANAGRWEEARKMRDLMRCKNVQKLYAYSWIELEGAVHKFLVEDTSHPSCDEIYKAVDGLSLHLKWVGYDPNLELI from the coding sequence ATGAGAGAACGCCTCATCTCGCTCCTCCATCGTTCGCCCCCCCTCCCTCCCCACCACCGCCACGTTGCCCAGATCCACGCCCTTCTCCTCCGGTCCCACCCGGacctcctccctctcttcctcGACCGTCTCCTCCTCGGCCTCTCCCCTTCCGCCGCCGCCGTAAGGCACGCGCGCAAGCTGTTCGATGCCCTTCCCCAACCGGACTCCGACCTCTGCAGCAGCGTCGTCTCCGCCTGCTCCAAGCTTTCCCTCCACCGCGAGGCCCTCGCGGCCTTCTATTCCGCCCACCGCAAGGGGAGTCCCATCTTGTTCCTGTCCATCCCGCCTGTCCTCAAATCGTGCGCTTGGTTGCCGGCCGCCGACCAAGGCAAGCAAGTCCATTGTCACGTCTTGCTTCGCGGATTTGGCTCCAATGTCTTCATTCAGGCGGCGTTAATCGATTTCTACTGCAAGACCGGCGATCTGGGTTCCGCTCGGAGGGCCTTCGATGAGATAGCATTCAAGGACCCGGTCATCGTCAACTGCTTGATCTCGGGGTACTCCAAAGCTGGAGATGTCGTCGAAGCGCGGCGACTGTTTGACGATATGACCAAGAGGACATCGGCGTCTTGGAATTCGATGATCTCTTGCTACGCCCACAGCGGGAACTTCGCGGAAGCCCTGACGTTGTTCGAGCGGATGCTGAAGGAGAAGGCTCGGCCGAACGAGATCACCGTCGTGACGCTGTTGTCCATATGCGCGAAGCTGGGCGACCTGAAAACCGGGTTGAAGATCAAGTGCTTGATCAGCGACATGGGCTTGACGATGGACTTGATCGTGCGGACCGCAGTGCTGGAGATGTATGTCAAGTGCGGGGCTGTCGACGAGGCACGTCGGGAGTTTGATGAGATGGTACACAGAGATGTGGTGGCGTGGAGCGCCATGATCGCCGGCTACGCCCAAAATGGAAGACCGGATGAGGCGCTCGAGCTCTTCGAGAGGATGAAGGCGGAGAACTGCAAGCCCAACGAGGTCACTCTCGTCAGTGTCTTGTCTGCTTCTGCGCAACTGGGCTCTGTAGAATTCGGACAGCATATAGGAAGCTACATCGAGAGTCAGGAATTGGCATCAGGGGTGTATGTGGGCTCGGCGCTGGTCGACATGTACTCCAAGTGCGGCAACATCGGAGGAGCTCGTAGGGTCTTCAGCAAGATGAAGCAAAGGGATGTCATTACCTGGAATTCGATGATCGCCGGGCTAGCATTCAACGGTTTCGCACAAGAGGCGTTCGATCTGTATCACCGGATGAGGGACCAACACTTGAAGCCGACCGACGTAACCTTCGTCGGGTTATTAACAGCCTGCACTCACACCGGCCGAGTCGAACAGGGGCTTGCGTTCTTCCGCAGTATGAAGCCAGAGCATGGGATTGCGCCAAGGGTCGAACACTACGCGTGCATAGTTGACCTCTTCTGTAAGTCCGGGCGCTTGGAAGACGCTTACAAGTTCATCTGCGAGATGGAAACGGAGCCGAACGTTGTCATCTGGGGCACGCTGCTGAGTGCATGTAGAATCCATCCCAACGTCGAGCTTGCCGAGGTCGCCGTGAAGAAACTAGTGGTGCTGGAACCAAATAACTCCTCCAACTACGTCCTCCTCTCCAACATATATGCCAATGCAGGTAGATGGGAGGAAGCAAGAAAAATGAGGGATCTAATGAGGTGCAAAAATGTGCAGAAGCTGTATGCTTATAGCTGGATAGAATTGGAGGGTGCAGTTCACAAGTTCTTGGTGGAAGACACCTCTCATCCAAGCTGCGACGAGATCTACAAGGCGGTTGACGGGTTAAGCCTACATCTCAAGTGGGTGGGCTATGATCCTAACTTGGAGCTCATCTGA